From one candidate division WOR-3 bacterium genomic stretch:
- a CDS encoding TIGR00282 family metallophosphoesterase, with protein sequence MKILFIGDIFGSPGREKIATHLPKIIEKEDIFFTIAQGENLAGGIGITENTAVEMFKTGVDCITTGNHVWKHKEVLSYLDGETRLLRPANFPEGVPGHGYYVYEKQGVKVGVTNLQGRVFMKPLDDPFAVGKRIIEEMSKETRNIFVDVHAEATSEKRALGLYLAGFVTAVIGTHTHVQTADEQIINGRTAYITDVGMVGSLDSIIGNRKEEIIEHFLLSVPRKFVAAKENVVANCVIIDFDEKTGVAKSITRYNF encoded by the coding sequence ATGAAAATTCTTTTCATTGGTGATATATTCGGCTCCCCTGGCCGTGAGAAGATAGCCACACATTTACCCAAGATCATCGAAAAGGAAGATATATTTTTCACCATAGCACAAGGGGAGAATCTGGCTGGTGGTATCGGTATAACTGAAAATACGGCGGTAGAGATGTTCAAGACCGGCGTTGATTGTATCACGACCGGCAATCATGTGTGGAAACACAAAGAGGTTCTAAGTTATCTTGATGGGGAGACGCGCCTTTTGAGGCCGGCGAATTTTCCCGAAGGTGTTCCGGGCCACGGATATTATGTATATGAGAAACAAGGTGTGAAGGTCGGTGTGACTAATCTTCAGGGTCGTGTATTCATGAAGCCCTTGGATGACCCTTTTGCTGTTGGCAAAAGAATTATCGAAGAGATGAGTAAAGAGACCCGGAACATTTTTGTTGATGTTCATGCTGAAGCCACGAGCGAGAAACGGGCGCTGGGGTTGTATCTAGCAGGGTTCGTTACAGCAGTCATTGGTACTCATACCCACGTCCAGACTGCCGACGAGCAGATCATAAATGGCCGGACTGCTTATATCACCGATGTCGGAATGGTGGGTTCATTGGATTCAATCATAGGTAACAGAAAAGAAGAGATAATCGAGCATTTTTTGCTTTCGGTCCCGCGTAAATTTGTCGCTGCAAAAGAAAATGTGGTAGCCAACTGTGTAATAATTGATTTTGATGAAAAAACCGGCGTAGCGAAATCGATCACACGATATAATTTTTAG
- a CDS encoding nitroreductase family protein, whose protein sequence is MDFSEVIRKRKSVRKYKTDPIPDDVLNRILDAGRMAPSAKNIQPWHFIVIREPGMKKKVAEACRNQFFIADAGAIICGCAFENIAWGRMGNYMAAWPHDLSIALDHMILAATNEGLGTCWIGAFDEKMVKDVLHIPDDVRVVALTPVGYPAEEGKDRGRLELKDIVSYETFSTKRDTEKR, encoded by the coding sequence GTGGATTTTTCGGAAGTGATAAGAAAACGCAAAAGTGTTAGAAAATATAAGACCGACCCCATCCCGGATGATGTATTGAACCGGATACTGGATGCCGGGCGTATGGCGCCTTCGGCAAAGAACATCCAACCATGGCACTTCATCGTGATCAGAGAACCCGGGATGAAGAAAAAAGTGGCTGAGGCTTGCCGCAATCAATTCTTCATCGCAGACGCCGGGGCGATCATCTGCGGATGTGCATTCGAAAACATCGCCTGGGGACGTATGGGCAATTACATGGCGGCCTGGCCGCACGACCTGTCGATCGCGCTCGACCACATGATCCTGGCTGCGACCAATGAAGGACTCGGCACGTGCTGGATCGGCGCTTTTGACGAAAAGATGGTTAAAGACGTTCTCCATATACCCGATGATGTCCGGGTTGTTGCGCTGACACCTGTAGGTTATCCAGCCGAAGAAGGAAAAGACAGAGGACGGTTAGAACTCAAGGACATCGTGTCATACGAGACGTTTTCTACAAAGAGAGACACGGAGAAACGCTAA
- a CDS encoding aminoglycoside phosphotransferase family protein: MTNDQPAWPNEHIVLDAASRWVASACACEVDTPEILRIKRWGVTARFGSVVLKASFTPLFPQVIDVHDLLEKIVPEGAPRLIASEMVNGQLWTLFEHLQGTTAEEVGTPGALEATARELARVQAAVAKLDLTRLPVLDVRRVPGILLEDDLSDLPVELVQWLRDAQPALQLDADALADIPPSLDHPDVNGSNAIILDDGRAILIDWEEATVGCPLFSLDRLLSDAHELSAVETVTEAYLDTLRMGGLEQVERAMRLVPLKLAHESRAYARALGWPHPHTRLTTLLLELAQRRSMDGPLNTWLSDLLAS, encoded by the coding sequence ATGACGAACGACCAACCCGCGTGGCCCAACGAGCACATCGTCCTGGACGCCGCCTCACGGTGGGTTGCTTCTGCCTGTGCGTGCGAGGTAGATACCCCGGAAATCCTCCGGATCAAACGGTGGGGCGTGACGGCGCGTTTCGGCAGTGTCGTTCTCAAGGCCAGCTTCACTCCGCTGTTCCCACAGGTAATCGACGTGCACGACCTTCTCGAAAAGATTGTGCCCGAAGGCGCACCGCGACTGATTGCGAGCGAGATGGTGAACGGCCAGCTCTGGACGCTCTTTGAGCACCTTCAAGGAACCACTGCCGAGGAGGTGGGAACGCCCGGGGCACTCGAGGCCACGGCGCGTGAGTTGGCACGGGTTCAGGCGGCCGTCGCGAAGCTGGACCTCACGCGGTTGCCGGTGCTCGACGTGCGCAGAGTGCCGGGTATCCTGCTCGAGGATGATCTGTCGGACCTGCCTGTGGAGTTGGTCCAGTGGCTACGTGATGCGCAACCAGCGCTTCAACTCGACGCTGATGCGCTGGCTGATATCCCGCCGTCGCTCGATCACCCCGACGTGAACGGGAGCAATGCGATCATCCTGGACGATGGACGCGCAATCCTGATCGACTGGGAGGAGGCGACCGTCGGCTGTCCACTCTTCAGTCTCGACCGACTTCTTAGCGATGCGCACGAACTCTCCGCTGTAGAGACCGTGACGGAGGCGTATCTCGACACCCTCCGCATGGGCGGATTGGAGCAGGTCGAGCGTGCGATGCGCCTCGTGCCATTGAAGCTCGCGCACGAGAGCCGCGCCTATGCTCGAGCCCTGGGCTGGCCACACCCACACACTCGCCTGACCACACTACTGCTGGAACTGGCTCAGAGGCGATCAATGGACGGCCCCCTGAATACCTGGCTTTCCGATCTCCTTGCATCGTAG
- the gcvPA gene encoding aminomethyl-transferring glycine dehydrogenase subunit GcvPA produces MQYLPLTPQDEKEMLVRIGVSSFEELLDKIIPKDLQYHGDIAIPRAVSESEVRKILGELAGKNINTDDYLSFLGAGVYDHYIPAIIDSLISRSEFYTAYTPYQAEVSQGTLQTIFEYQTVICELTGMDVSNASMYDGGSALAEACHMANTIKNRNKVILASLIHPFYQKITRTYTHECGVEIVQCPARDGVTDINALKKLVDGNTSCVCIQQPNFYGFLESMNEIEKIVHEKGALLVAVVDPISLGIVKPPGEYNADIVVGEGQALGIPQGFGGPLLGIFASKMDFVRQMPGRIVGETTDVEGKRGFVLTLQTREQHIRREKATSNICTNEALMALCALVYLCTLGKQGIVDVGNLCLAKSHYLRDKLKGLKGIKIAHEQEFFKEFLVETEKPAKEILDALLEQKIFGGVPLSMFDDKLQNQFLVAVTERRTKEELDTYVKALSTVL; encoded by the coding sequence ATGCAGTACTTACCTTTGACACCTCAAGACGAAAAAGAGATGCTTGTGCGAATAGGCGTTTCGTCTTTTGAGGAATTGCTCGACAAAATTATTCCGAAAGACCTGCAGTATCATGGTGATATTGCCATACCGAGGGCGGTGAGCGAGAGCGAGGTCAGAAAAATACTCGGCGAACTTGCAGGTAAGAATATCAATACCGATGACTACCTCTCATTCCTGGGCGCCGGAGTATATGACCATTACATCCCGGCGATAATCGACAGTCTGATCTCGCGAAGTGAGTTCTACACTGCTTATACGCCTTACCAGGCTGAGGTCTCTCAGGGAACGCTGCAGACGATCTTTGAATATCAGACCGTTATTTGTGAACTGACCGGAATGGATGTTTCGAACGCCTCGATGTACGACGGTGGTTCGGCGCTTGCCGAAGCATGCCACATGGCGAATACGATCAAGAACAGGAATAAAGTCATTCTGGCTAGCTTGATCCATCCGTTCTATCAGAAGATCACCAGGACTTACACTCATGAATGTGGCGTGGAGATAGTCCAGTGCCCGGCAAGAGATGGTGTGACAGATATTAATGCACTAAAGAAACTGGTTGACGGCAACACGAGTTGCGTCTGTATTCAGCAGCCGAATTTCTATGGGTTTCTTGAATCGATGAATGAGATCGAGAAGATCGTCCATGAGAAAGGAGCATTGTTGGTTGCGGTCGTTGATCCGATATCACTGGGCATCGTCAAACCGCCGGGAGAATACAATGCAGACATTGTCGTGGGTGAAGGCCAGGCATTAGGTATCCCTCAAGGGTTTGGCGGTCCGTTGCTGGGTATCTTCGCATCGAAGATGGATTTTGTCAGGCAAATGCCGGGGAGGATCGTTGGCGAGACTACAGATGTCGAGGGTAAGCGTGGGTTTGTCTTGACTTTGCAGACACGCGAGCAGCACATACGCAGGGAAAAGGCGACATCTAATATCTGTACCAATGAAGCGCTGATGGCTTTATGCGCGCTGGTCTACCTGTGCACACTCGGGAAACAGGGTATTGTTGATGTGGGCAATCTTTGTCTGGCAAAGAGTCACTATCTGCGCGATAAGTTGAAAGGGTTAAAGGGGATCAAAATCGCCCATGAGCAGGAATTCTTCAAGGAATTCCTTGTGGAAACCGAAAAACCGGCGAAGGAAATACTCGATGCTCTCCTCGAACAGAAGATATTTGGCGGAGTGCCCTTATCCATGTTTGATGATAAACTGCAAAACCAATTTTTGGTCGCCGTAACCGAAAGAAGAACAAAGGAAGAACTGGATACCTACGTCAAGGCATTGTCCACGGTACTCTAA